Proteins encoded in a region of the Marinilabiliales bacterium genome:
- the prfA gene encoding peptide chain release factor 1: MAGNNILEKLEGVRLRFEEVEQMLTDPAVANDMQRYIKLNKEYRDLEPVVKAYREYSNILSNIDSAKEILATEKDGELKEMARTELEELQERLEPMEEKIRFLLLPADPEDEKNAIVEIRAGTGGDEASIFAGDLFRMYNKFCEAKKWKVEVTHFSEGTAGGYKEIVFNVSGQGVYGILKYESGVHRVQRVPQTETQGRVHTSAATIAVLPEAEEFDIDLRSDDIRKDTYCSSGPGGQSVNTTYSAIRLTHIPSGIVVTCQDQKSQLKNLDKAMAELRTRLYNLEYQKYIDDISSKRKTMVSTGDRSAKIRTYNYQQGRVTDHRINLTLYNLAAVLDGDLDEIIDKLQMAENAERLKASAI, from the coding sequence ATGGCTGGCAATAATATACTTGAAAAACTTGAGGGAGTCAGGCTGAGGTTTGAGGAGGTGGAACAGATGCTTACTGATCCTGCCGTTGCAAATGATATGCAGCGCTACATAAAGCTTAACAAGGAATACCGTGATCTTGAACCCGTTGTGAAAGCTTACAGGGAGTACAGTAATATTCTCAGTAACATCGACTCTGCAAAGGAGATCCTGGCAACCGAGAAAGATGGTGAACTGAAAGAGATGGCACGGACGGAGCTTGAGGAACTGCAGGAGCGCCTGGAGCCGATGGAGGAGAAAATACGGTTTTTACTTCTGCCTGCAGACCCTGAAGATGAGAAAAATGCGATCGTCGAGATCAGGGCGGGGACAGGAGGTGACGAGGCCAGTATTTTTGCCGGCGATCTTTTCAGGATGTATAATAAGTTCTGTGAAGCGAAAAAGTGGAAGGTTGAGGTCACACACTTCAGCGAGGGAACAGCGGGAGGTTACAAGGAGATAGTTTTCAATGTGAGCGGCCAGGGTGTTTACGGTATACTGAAGTACGAATCGGGGGTTCACCGGGTACAGAGGGTGCCACAGACAGAAACACAGGGCAGGGTACACACATCTGCTGCCACGATCGCAGTATTGCCTGAGGCAGAGGAGTTTGATATTGATCTAAGGAGTGATGACATAAGGAAGGATACTTATTGTTCCTCGGGCCCGGGAGGGCAGTCGGTCAATACCACGTATTCGGCAATCAGATTGACCCATATACCGAGTGGAATTGTTGTCACATGCCAGGATCAGAAGTCCCAGTTGAAGAATCTCGACAAGGCGATGGCTGAATTGCGGACGAGGCTTTATAACCTCGAATACCAGAAGTATATTGATGATATTTCCTCAAAAAGAAAGACCATGGTCTCGACAGGTGACCGGTCGGCCAAGATCCGGACTTACAATTACCAGCAGGGACGGGTAACCGATCACCGGATAAACCTGACATTGTATAACCTGGCAGCCGTACTGGATGGCGACCTGGATGAAATAATAGACAAATTGCAGATGGCCGAAAATGCCGAGAGGCTTAAGGCCAGTGCAATTTGA
- the pyrF gene encoding orotidine-5'-phosphate decarboxylase, with product MTADDLFQKIREKQSFLCIGLDPDISKFPESILETDDPVYEFNKRIVDATHQLAVAYKPNIAFYESAGSGGLWSLEKTVEYIRKKDPGIFLIADAKRGDIGNSSKRYARAWFETYGFDAVTVAPYMGEDSVRPFLDIKDKWTVLLAVTSNSGAADFQFMKDQETGMQLFEKVISTASGWGTPDNMMFVVGATQPGMLRRAREIVPGHFLLVPGVGVQGGSLAAVAENGLNDQCGLLVNSSRAVIHADESDEFDLAARLKASMLKNEMAVLLREKGLIT from the coding sequence ATGACAGCCGATGATCTTTTTCAGAAAATCCGTGAGAAACAGAGTTTCCTTTGTATCGGACTAGACCCTGATATATCAAAATTCCCGGAATCCATACTCGAAACAGACGATCCGGTTTATGAGTTCAACAAAAGGATTGTAGATGCAACGCATCAGCTGGCTGTTGCCTATAAGCCAAATATTGCCTTCTACGAGTCAGCCGGTTCAGGTGGGTTATGGAGCCTCGAAAAGACTGTTGAATATATCAGGAAGAAGGATCCCGGAATCTTCCTGATTGCCGATGCCAAGAGGGGTGATATCGGAAACAGCTCCAAAAGGTATGCAAGAGCCTGGTTCGAAACCTATGGTTTTGATGCGGTAACCGTAGCTCCTTATATGGGGGAGGACTCGGTTCGTCCTTTTCTTGATATAAAGGATAAGTGGACGGTGTTGCTTGCCGTTACTTCCAATTCCGGAGCTGCCGATTTTCAGTTCATGAAGGATCAGGAAACCGGTATGCAGCTGTTTGAAAAGGTGATAAGCACTGCTTCAGGCTGGGGAACTCCTGATAACATGATGTTTGTGGTAGGAGCAACACAACCCGGAATGCTGAGACGGGCCCGCGAAATCGTTCCGGGCCATTTCCTGCTTGTACCGGGGGTCGGTGTTCAGGGCGGGAGCCTTGCCGCTGTGGCCGAAAACGGGCTCAATGACCAGTGCGGACTCCTGGTAAACTCATCCAGGGCAGTGATCCACGCAGATGAAAGCGATGAATTTGATCTTGCCGCCAGACTGAAGGCTTCCATGCTGAAAAATGAGATGGCTGTCCTGCTCAGGGAGAAAGGTCTGATCACCTGA
- a CDS encoding DUF2851 family protein: MTEDFLHYIWKKGLYQPLFTVGREEERIEVLSSGERNNSDGPDFFNALIRIGGILLAGNIEIHVNSSDWIRHGHHNNRIYDTVILQLVINPDAEVKRTNGEDIPTAVLKFDETLRETYNHLLDSSCRIACQPYLKRVRPAVRSTCLDRAAELRLDEKAGQVRQLWYMNNKCWEETFYQQLARNFGFRLNSMGFELVARSLPYKYLLKHSDSLLQLEAMIFGQAGFLSDENGARLKGDPVTQSPGGIEEGFAIGANVSADDYYMTLRKEYSFLKRKYGLEPVGKHLWKFLRLRPANFPTIRLAQFASFICEKTSVFSSVVECRDIRSLTDLFSVKASGYWDTRFLFNRPSKLKPKNLGAFAVRSLIINAVAPVLAFYGKYRHEEEYYRRAVGFLKMLPPEYNSIVALWSGSGINPENAWQSQALLQLKNEFCAYRRCLECEMGTSIIFRESY, translated from the coding sequence ATGACTGAGGATTTTCTTCATTATATATGGAAGAAGGGGCTCTACCAACCCTTGTTCACTGTAGGCCGTGAGGAAGAAAGAATTGAGGTGCTCAGCAGCGGGGAGCGCAATAATAGTGACGGACCGGACTTCTTCAATGCCCTTATAAGGATAGGTGGCATATTGCTTGCAGGTAATATTGAAATACACGTGAACAGCTCCGACTGGATCAGGCATGGCCATCACAACAACAGAATATATGATACTGTCATCCTTCAGCTTGTGATCAATCCCGATGCAGAAGTGAAGCGTACAAACGGAGAGGATATTCCCACAGCGGTGCTAAAGTTTGACGAAACACTGAGAGAAACATACAACCACCTTCTGGACAGCAGTTGCAGGATTGCCTGCCAGCCGTATCTGAAAAGGGTGAGACCCGCTGTCCGGTCAACATGTCTTGACCGGGCTGCAGAATTACGCCTTGATGAGAAGGCAGGCCAGGTAAGGCAACTTTGGTATATGAACAACAAATGCTGGGAGGAGACATTTTACCAGCAGCTTGCGCGGAATTTTGGCTTCCGTCTCAACAGCATGGGCTTTGAGCTGGTTGCCAGATCGCTTCCCTACAAATACCTGCTTAAACACAGTGATAGCCTTCTGCAGCTGGAGGCAATGATTTTCGGTCAGGCCGGGTTTCTGAGCGATGAAAACGGGGCGAGGTTAAAAGGGGATCCGGTAACGCAGTCCCCCGGGGGAATTGAAGAGGGCTTTGCTATTGGTGCAAACGTTTCAGCTGATGACTATTACATGACACTCAGAAAGGAGTATTCCTTTTTAAAACGAAAATACGGCCTCGAGCCGGTTGGAAAGCATCTGTGGAAGTTTTTACGGCTCCGGCCTGCCAATTTTCCAACGATAAGACTTGCACAGTTTGCTTCCTTCATATGCGAAAAAACTTCTGTTTTTTCCTCGGTCGTTGAGTGCCGGGATATAAGATCCCTGACAGACCTGTTTAGCGTCAAGGCATCCGGCTACTGGGATACAAGGTTCCTGTTCAACAGACCGTCAAAACTTAAGCCCAAAAATCTTGGTGCTTTTGCCGTAAGGTCTTTGATTATTAATGCTGTAGCCCCTGTGCTTGCCTTTTATGGTAAATACAGGCATGAAGAGGAGTATTACCGGAGAGCCGTCGGATTTCTGAAAATGCTCCCACCAGAATACAACTCCATTGTTGCCCTATGGTCCGGGTCAGGCATAAACCCTGAAAATGCCTGGCAGTCACAGGCTCTTCTGCAACTCAAGAATGAGTTTTGCGCATACAGGCGATGCCTTGAGTGTGAAATGGGCACAAGTATTATTTTTCGTGAATCTTATTGA
- a CDS encoding 30S ribosomal protein S15, with amino-acid sequence MYLTADKKKEIFAEYGETAVNTGSTEGQIALFSYRISHLTSHLKSNPKDFSTQRALVKLVGKRRRLLEYLKERDIERYRAIIKSLKLRK; translated from the coding sequence ATGTATCTGACAGCTGATAAGAAAAAGGAAATATTCGCGGAGTATGGTGAAACTGCCGTTAACACAGGCAGTACCGAGGGACAAATTGCTTTGTTTTCATACCGTATAAGCCACCTGACCAGCCATTTGAAGTCCAACCCAAAGGACTTCAGCACCCAGCGGGCACTTGTTAAACTGGTTGGTAAACGAAGGCGACTGCTGGAATACCTTAAAGAGAGGGATATTGAACGCTACCGCGCGATTATAAAGTCACTTAAGCTTAGGAAATAG
- the pnp gene encoding polyribonucleotide nucleotidyltransferase — protein sequence MFDVVEKTIDLGDGRSITLETGRLARQADGAVLLKTGRTMLLATVVSAKEARENVDFMPLSVEYKEKFASIGRIPGGFMKREARPGDNEILICRLVDRVLRPMFPADYHAETFVTIDLISAEKDIMPDALAGFAASAALAVSDVPFNGPISEVRIARVEGEFRINPTFSEVEKADMDLIVGATIDNILMVEGEMKEASEADMLEAMELAHAAIKVQCRAQMELAEMAGRTLKREYSHEVNDEELRERMRKELYGKCYEVAKSVKAKHERSEAFKKIRDEFIESLPEDPEPNVALIGRYYHDVQKDAVRNLLLDESIRLDGRKTDEIRSIDCQVDFLPAAHGSALFTRGETQSLTTVTLGTKLDEKMIDEVLRKGKDKFVLHYNFPPYSTGDARPVRGLSRREVGHGNLAHRALKGMVPNDSENPYAIRIVSDILESNGSSSMATVCAGAMALMDAGIKIRKPVSGIAMGLITDTKTGKYAILSDILGDEDHLGDMDFKVTGTYDGITATQMDIKVDGLSYEVLAKALEQARKGRLHILDKMVETISEPRPDLKPHAPRIEQIRIPKDMIGAIIGPGGKIIQDIQARANATIVVEEIDNFGYVDVFADNKDSIDTAMRMIKSIIAVPEIGTIYKGIIKSIVPFGAFVEILPGKEGLLHISEIDWKRTNAVEDVLKEGEEVDVKLIDLDSKTGKLKLSRKALLPRPERPADKN from the coding sequence ATGTTTGATGTTGTTGAAAAAACTATAGATCTGGGTGACGGACGGTCCATCACCCTTGAGACCGGAAGGCTTGCAAGACAGGCTGATGGCGCTGTTTTGCTGAAGACTGGCAGGACTATGCTGCTGGCAACTGTTGTGTCGGCAAAGGAGGCCAGGGAGAATGTTGATTTCATGCCCCTGTCCGTTGAGTACAAGGAGAAATTTGCTTCAATAGGCCGTATACCGGGAGGTTTCATGAAAAGAGAAGCAAGGCCCGGCGATAATGAGATACTTATATGCAGGCTGGTTGATCGTGTCCTGCGTCCGATGTTCCCTGCCGATTACCATGCCGAGACATTTGTCACCATAGACCTTATCTCGGCCGAAAAGGATATAATGCCCGATGCACTTGCGGGATTTGCCGCATCTGCTGCACTAGCCGTTTCAGATGTTCCTTTTAACGGGCCCATTTCGGAGGTCCGTATAGCCAGGGTTGAAGGCGAGTTCAGAATAAACCCCACCTTCTCTGAAGTTGAGAAGGCCGATATGGACCTGATAGTTGGCGCTACAATCGATAATATACTGATGGTTGAGGGAGAGATGAAAGAGGCGTCTGAGGCAGACATGCTCGAGGCGATGGAGCTTGCCCATGCAGCGATCAAGGTTCAGTGCCGCGCACAGATGGAGCTGGCGGAGATGGCAGGAAGGACCCTGAAGCGTGAATACTCGCACGAAGTGAATGATGAGGAACTCCGGGAAAGGATGCGTAAAGAGTTGTATGGTAAGTGCTACGAGGTGGCCAAAAGTGTGAAGGCAAAGCATGAGAGGTCAGAGGCATTCAAAAAGATCAGGGACGAATTCATTGAATCCCTTCCGGAGGATCCTGAACCTAATGTTGCACTTATAGGGAGATACTACCATGATGTTCAGAAGGATGCTGTAAGGAACCTGCTGCTCGATGAGAGCATCAGGCTTGATGGCCGGAAGACTGACGAGATACGTTCTATCGACTGCCAGGTGGACTTCCTCCCGGCAGCACACGGGTCAGCCCTGTTCACCAGGGGAGAGACACAGTCGCTTACCACGGTAACACTCGGCACAAAGCTGGATGAGAAAATGATTGACGAGGTGTTGAGGAAAGGCAAGGACAAGTTTGTGCTGCACTATAATTTCCCGCCTTATTCAACAGGCGATGCAAGACCGGTTCGTGGACTTTCACGGAGGGAGGTCGGGCACGGCAATCTTGCCCACAGGGCATTAAAGGGTATGGTGCCGAATGATTCCGAAAACCCATATGCAATACGGATTGTTTCAGATATTCTCGAATCGAACGGTTCCTCATCAATGGCCACTGTATGTGCCGGCGCCATGGCTCTGATGGATGCGGGTATTAAAATCAGGAAGCCTGTCTCAGGCATTGCGATGGGACTGATAACCGATACCAAAACAGGGAAATACGCCATCCTTTCAGACATTCTTGGTGACGAAGACCACCTTGGTGACATGGACTTCAAGGTGACCGGAACCTATGACGGTATTACGGCAACGCAAATGGATATCAAGGTTGACGGCCTGTCATACGAGGTGCTTGCAAAGGCACTTGAGCAGGCAAGGAAAGGACGGCTTCACATACTTGACAAAATGGTGGAGACCATCAGTGAGCCGCGACCTGATCTCAAACCCCACGCACCGCGTATTGAGCAGATCAGAATCCCGAAAGACATGATCGGCGCCATTATCGGTCCGGGCGGAAAGATTATCCAGGATATCCAGGCAAGGGCCAATGCGACCATTGTAGTTGAGGAGATTGATAATTTCGGCTATGTAGATGTTTTTGCCGATAACAAAGATTCTATTGATACTGCAATGCGCATGATAAAAAGTATAATTGCCGTCCCTGAAATAGGAACTATTTACAAGGGCATTATCAAGTCAATTGTGCCGTTCGGTGCCTTTGTTGAGATATTGCCCGGCAAGGAAGGACTTCTTCATATATCGGAAATTGACTGGAAAAGAACAAATGCGGTTGAGGATGTGCTGAAGGAAGGTGAAGAGGTCGATGTGAAGCTGATCGATCTTGACAGTAAAACAGGAAAGCTTAAGCTTTCGCGGAAGGCATTGCTGCCGAGACCTGAAAGACCGGCCGACAAAAATTAA
- a CDS encoding deoxynucleoside kinase, whose translation MKNLTESLNYLVIEGNIGAGKTTLTKMLGEQYNARVILEQFSENPFLPGFYRDPERYAFPLELSFLAGRFNQLRSELPGKDLFGSFTVSDYSFPKSLIFSGATLSGHEYRLFRQLFDIMELQVPKPDLVVYLHNEPENLLENIKTRGRSYEQSITADYLDRVRRSYFEFMKQRSDIRFLVVETGGIDFVSDRGDFDAIRTLIFAGNYQYGINRVVL comes from the coding sequence GTGAAAAATTTGACGGAAAGTTTGAATTATCTTGTAATTGAGGGTAATATAGGTGCCGGCAAGACTACTCTCACCAAAATGCTTGGTGAGCAGTACAATGCCAGGGTGATCCTGGAGCAGTTTTCTGAGAACCCTTTTCTTCCCGGGTTTTACCGGGATCCTGAAAGGTATGCTTTTCCGCTTGAGCTATCGTTTCTGGCCGGGCGGTTTAACCAGTTGAGAAGTGAGTTGCCGGGCAAGGACCTTTTCGGTTCATTTACCGTATCTGATTATTCGTTTCCCAAATCTCTCATATTTTCGGGTGCCACACTCTCAGGTCATGAGTACAGGCTGTTCAGGCAGCTTTTCGACATAATGGAGTTGCAGGTTCCAAAGCCTGATCTTGTTGTATACCTTCATAATGAGCCGGAAAATTTACTGGAAAACATAAAGACTCGGGGCAGGTCATATGAACAGTCAATAACGGCAGATTACCTTGACCGGGTCAGAAGATCCTATTTTGAGTTCATGAAGCAGAGGAGTGATATCAGGTTTCTCGTTGTTGAAACAGGGGGTATCGATTTTGTGTCAGATAGGGGCGATTTTGATGCCATCAGGACGCTGATTTTTGCAGGAAATTACCAATATGGCATAAATAGGGTGGTTTTGTAA